The Nomia melanderi isolate GNS246 chromosome 7, iyNomMela1, whole genome shotgun sequence genome includes a window with the following:
- the Cox10 gene encoding cytochrome c oxidase assembly factor 10 — protein MIFVSYSIRTSRNISCFFPLLRLPIATYSKSVTSALKKSPALRQRGSVAAKILQPRTVSPEITSIRERETPIVVNNESEIIVQKVSNEKEPEWRCMELDSTKLQKHCLMLSKIRLTTLVITTTMAGYILAPQSFDPYTFAMCSLGTGLLSATANAINQFFEVPFDAQMSRTKNRVLVRGYMTPAHAVIFATMSGISGLCLLYSEVNGLTAALGATNLFLYTLIYTPMKRISILNTWVGSVVGAIPPLMGWAACTSDITTPAAWIMPGILYAWQFPHFNALSWNLRPDYSRAGYRMMAVTDPNLCRKTALRYTGILMGLCWLAPILNVTNWWFALESTPLNAYFLYLAQNFHKHSDSASSRKLFHFSLIHLPILMVLLLVNKKYWFTDKAQDTLMNEEKQNEFAILQRMTKLIASTS, from the exons ATGATATTTGTTTCTTACTCGATCAGAACATCTCGAAACATATCATGTTTCTTTCCATTGTTGAGGCTTCCTATTGCAACG tattccAAGAGCGTTACGTCAGCCTTAAAAAAGTCACCTGCGCTGAGACAACGTGGTTCGGTTGCTGCAAAGATTTTGCAACCTCGAACAGTATCTCCGGAAATAACATCGATTCGTGAGAGAGAAACACCAATTGTCGTCAACAATGAATCAGAAATCATTGTACAAAAGGTATCTAATGAAAAGGAGCCGGAATGGAGGTGTATGGAGTTGGATTCTACCAAGCTACAGAAACATTGTCTCATGCTATCCAAAATAAGATTAACAA CATTGGTTATCACGACGACCATGGCAGGATATATTTTAGCCCCTCAATCTTTTGATCCATACACATTTGCAATGTGCTCCCTGGGCACTGGCTTACTTTCGGCAACTGCGAATGCTATCAATCAATTTTTTGAAGTTCCTTTCGATGCGCAAATGTCAAGAACAAAAAACAGAGTGTTGGTTAGAGGTTACATGAC GCCTGCGCATGCTGTGATATTTGCCACAATGTCTGGTATCAGTGGGTTATGTTTACTTTACAGCGAAGTAAATGGTCTGACTGCAGCATTGGGTGCAactaatttgtttctttacacTTTAATTTACACTCCTATGAAACGAATTAGTATACTGAATACATGGGTTGGATCTGTTG TAGGAGCTATACCACCGCTAATGGGTTGGGCAGCTTGTACCAGCGATATTACGACGCCTGCCGCCTGGATTATGCCTGGTATACTGTATGCTTGGCAGTTTCCTCATTTCAACGCTCTGTCATGGAATTTACGACCAGATTATTCTCGAGCTGGTTATCGAATGATGGCCGTTACAGATCCAAATCTATGCCGTAAAACAGCCTTACGCTACACAGGGATATTAATGGGTCTTTGCTGGTTGGCGCCGAtattaaatgtaacaaattGGTGGTTCGCCTTGGAGTCGACGCCGCTGAACGCATATTTCCTTTACTTAG CgcaaaattttcataaacattcaGACAGTGCAAGTTCACGGAAACTCTTTCATTTCTCGCTGATTCATTTACCAATACTTATGGTACTTCTACTTGTAAATAAAAAGTACTGGTTCACCGACAAAGCACAAGATACGCTAATGAACGAAGAAAAGCAAAATGAATTTGCTATTCTGCAGCGAATGACAAAGTTGATCGCATCGACATCTTAA
- the Dus1 gene encoding dihydrouridine synthase 1, producing the protein MTSVTAEQLPDDRADDSTPANPTENVWEAVLGCPRYVVAPMVDASELAWRLLSRRHGAHLCYTPMLHSSVFRRDPKYRREALASTGEDRPLIVQFCGNEPSVLLEAALLAEPHCDAVDVNLGCPQAIAKRGRYGAFLQDDWDLLRQIVSTLSKGLRVPVTCKLRVFPEIEKTVEYARMLESAGARLLTVHGRTREQKGPLTGLASWDHIKAVREAVTIPVFANGNIQCLQDVKRCIEETGVQAVMSAEGNLYNPYIFEGCYPPSWEPALEYLDLVERYPAPASYIRGHLFKLFHHTLCLPENKEERENLARNSTMKSFRSVVYALRDRYLSYHEGHVPWREQTNDYNLKLPPWLCRPYVRNSTEEKETSSSPIEKEDDAAKRRFTDEDGNEISRKRLKKLRRIARRPNRSAVVAKRGSNLCYGCPNPVGFKCVYKLCRQCCRNKCFTKNLDCVGHRNLTKTRRQMAIEFAAKRNIMDDTISLCKE; encoded by the exons ATGACGTCGGTTACAGCGGAACAGTTACCGGACGATCGAGCCGACGACTCCACGCCGGCGAATCCGACGGAGAACGTTTGGGAAGCTGTGTTGGGCTGTCCGCGATACGTGGTCGCGCCGATGGTCGACGCGAGCGAGTTGGCCTGGAGATTGTTGAGCCGACGACACGGCGCTCATCTCTGTTACACACCGATGCTTCATTCCTCGGTCTTCCGCAGAGATCCCAAGTATCGGCGAGAAGCCCTCGCAAGTACCGGGGAGGATCGGCCGTTGATCGTTCAG TTTTGCGGCAACGAGCCGAGTGTGTTATTGGAAGCGGCGCTTTTGGCCGAGCCACACTGCGACGCTGTAGACGTGAACTTAGGCTGTCCTCAAGCGATTGCGAAACGCGGTCGCTACGGTGCTTTTCTACAAGACGATTGGGATTTGCTGCGACAAATCG TGAGTACATTGAGCAAAGGACTTCGGGTACCTGTAACCTGCAAACTGAGAGTATTTCCGGAAATCGAAAAGACCGTAGAATACGCTCGCATGCTTGAGAGTGCCGGAGCACGTTTACTCACCGTGCACGGTCGTACCAGAGAGCAGAAGGGACCGCTCACTGGATTGGCTTCTTGGGATCACATCAAAGCGGTTAG AGAAGCCGTCACGATTCCCGTATTCGCTAATGGCAATATACAATGTCTGCAAGATGTCAAAAGGTGTATAGAAGAAACTGGTGTGCAAGCGGTGATGTCCGCGGAAGGCAATCTTTACAATCCGTACATATTCGAGGGTTGCTATCCACCCAGCTGGGAGCCAGCGCTCGAATACTTGGATCTAGTTGAGCGATATCCCGCTCCGGCTTCTTACATCCGTGGTCATCTCTTTAAATTATTCCACCACAC ACTTTGTTTACCAGAgaataaagaagaaagagaaaatctGGCACGAAATTCTACTATGAAATCGTTCAGAAGTGTCGTCTACGCTTTGAGGGATCGTTATTTATCCTATCACGAGGGACACGTCCCGTGGCGGGAACAAACGAACG ACTACAATCTAAAGTTGCCACCATGGCTCTGTCGACCATACGTCCGTAATTCGACAGAGGAGAAAGAGACGTCATCGTCACCCATTGAAAAG GAGGACGATGCCGCAAAAAGAAGATTCACAGATGAGGATGGAAACGAAATATCGCGAAAACGCTTGAAGAAACTTAGACGAATCGCACGGCGTCCCAACAGATCAGCTGTTGTCGCGAAAAGAGGATCTAATTTATGTTACGGTTGCCCAAATCCAGTG GGTTTCAAGTGCGTTTACAAATTATGTAGACAGTGCTGCAGGAACAAGTGTTTCACAAAAAATTTGGATTGTGTCGGACATAGAAATTTAACTAAAACGAGAAGACAGATGGCAATAGAATTCGCTGCAAAAAGAAACATTATGGATGACACAATATCGCTTTGTAAAGAATAA
- the LOC116425010 gene encoding uncharacterized protein LOC116425010, protein MRNESAKGIVSRWCSAENAFITPERRKFRRVHGLQLPLHPQQVIGWIVILVIAVNTFTVLTPLLEPGLRLILSSAIAVLFFAHFCSHLTVLLLDPADPRVRAQPVNKVLPEFDRTKHARVIENGRCHLCNITTDSKRTKHCSICNKCVARFDHHCKWLNNCIGARNYSAFLVCLISAILASLCVVGLSAAELTSLVTNKASQEGDASMENATATSPSASTETSFTVSTTASAIASATAARAALSIAPVSDTVSILLISAIGILSAIAAILLIHLCFFHGYIACLGLTTYEYVRNKRERKAAVNASTEEKTSSRHAVPEKRIGPREEEFDRATMETRSRPRNDQRRNFRLCFSYKVQSTTGDESSIEFSSEVPSGVSPEVPSRLPTRLPSPPSQLPSRAKRNHSIVFRDSVALVDSSTPSPVSCCFAAANSLTTRCWSTNRVDGSKKQRNSGSDPSTVRPTNSCETVERIGKFLRTYLRRSGRRRSTNSETRSSTGNSARWMFDACPAGQEANASISEAVAETLAVAVAVAVTVDVNVDVLETAVPVSVSAATTTCRAPSVRLPPLRSPEHERHEQISSCRQRRLSGSSSASKRFMNHGHTRIRRTCSFRKKPRLKMNSRVAQSIQLSPILESDLSKPASPRSPRSPRLPVSARCPVQSPRFAYSSPQRDRFTSTSTGI, encoded by the coding sequence ATGCGAAACGAAAGCGCAAAGGGCATCGTATCGAGATGGTGTTCGGCCGAGAACGCGTTCATAACGCCGGAGCGCAGAAAGTTTAGACGCGTGCACGGGCTCCAGTTGCCGTTGCACCCGCAGCAAGTGATCGGCTGGATCGTGATCCTGGTAATCGCGGTAAACACATTCACGGTACTGACGCCGCTGCTCGAGCCGGGCTTACGGCTGATTCTCTCTAGCGCGATCGCGGTCCTCTTCTTTGCGCACTTCTGCTCCCACTTGACTGTTTTGTTGTTAGATCCAGCGGATCCCCGTGTCCGGGCGCAGCCGGTGAACAAAGTTCTGCCGGAGTTCGACAGGACGAAGCACGCGCGCGTGATCGAGAACGGCCGGTGTCACCTTTGCAACATAACCACCGACAGCAAGAGGACCAAGCACTGCTCGATCTGTAACAAATGCGTCGCCCGCTTCGACCACCACTGCAAGTGGCTGAATAACTGCATCGGGGCGAGGAACTACTCCGCCTTCCTCGTTTGCCTGATCTCCGCGATTTTGGCCAGCCTGTGCGTGGTCGGCCTCTCCGCGGCCGAGCTGACCTCGTTGGTTACCAACAAGGCGAGCCAAGAGGGAGACGCTAGCATGGAGAACGCGACCGCTACGAGCCCTTCCGCCTCTACCGAGACCAGCTTCACCGTTTCCACGACTGCTTCGGCGATCGCCTCCGCGACCGCGGCTCGAGCGGCTCTCTCCATCGCCCCGGTCTCGGACACCGTGTCCATCCTCTTGATCTCCGCGATCGGAATCCTGTCGGCGATCGCGGCGATCCTCTTGATTCACTTATGCTTCTTCCACGGCTACATCGCGTGCCTAGGCTTGACCACGTACGAGTACGTGCGCAACAAACGCGAGCGGAAGGCGGCTGTCAACGCGAGCACCGAGGAGAAGACATCGAGCCGGCACGCCGTCCCTGAGAAGCGGATAGGTCCGCGAGAAGAGGAGTTCGATCGAGCGACCATGGAAACGAGAAGTCGTCCTCGGAACGACCAACGCAGGAACTTCCGACTCTGCTTCTCTTACAAGGTCCAGTCGACGACCGGCGACGAGTCCTCGATAGAGTTCTCGTCGGAGGTACCATCGGGAGTATCGCCGGAAGTACCGTCACGACTGCCGACTCGACTGCCGTCTCCGCCGTCCCAACTGCCGTCGCGCGCGAAGCGTAACCACTCGATCGTTTTCCGAGATTCCGTGGCGCTCGTAGACTCGTCGACACCGTCGCCGGTCTCTTGCTGCTTCGCCGCTGCGAATTCGTTGACTACTCGCTGCTGGTCGACGAACAGGGTCGACGGATCGAAGAAGCAACGGAATTCTGGGAGTGACCCTTCGACTGTCCGTCCGACGAATTCCTGCGAAACCGTCGAGAGGATAGGCAAGTTCCTGCGGACGTATTTGAGGAGAAGCGGCAGACGTCGATCGACCAACTCGGAAACGAGGTCATCCACCGGGAATTCCGCTCGTTGGATGTTCGACGCGTGTCCCGCGGGACAGGAGGCGAACGCGTCTATTTCAGAAGCTGTCGCCGAGACgctcgccgtcgccgtcgccgtcgctgTTACCGTCGACGTCAACGTCGACGTTCTAGAGACCGCAGTTCCTGTTTCCGTTTCCGCTGCGACCACCACGTGTCGTGCGCCGTCCGTCCGACTGCCTCCGTTGCGTTCCCCCGAACACGAACGCCACGAGCAGATTTCGAGCTGTCGGCAGAGGAGACTGTCCGGCTCCTCGTCGGCGTCGAAGAGGTTCATGAATCACGGGCACACTCGGATACGGCGTACTTGTTCCTTTCGGAAGAAGCCAAGACTGAAGATGAATTCGCGCGTGGCTCAGTCCATCCAGCTGTCTCCTATTCTGGAGTCGGACCTGTCGAAGCCGGCGTCGCCGCGTTCACCCCGTTCACCCCGTTTACCCGTTTCCGCTCGATGTCCCGTCCAGTCGCCGCGTTTCGCGTACTCGTCTCCTCAGCGCGATCGGTTCACCTCGACGTCCACGGGAATCTGA